The Streptomyces lienomycini sequence GTCGGTACGGGTGGGCTTGCGAACGGGCCGCGCCCATGGTCAGAGCCTACCGGCGGTGCCGATTCCTCAGCGAACCCATATACGGTACGGGGCTACACGCCCACGGTCGGCTCATCGCACCCACGCGTACCGGTCGGCACACGAAGACGCATGAGGAGAGAACCCGGTGGTCACCCAGGAGCAGCGGCGGCGTCAGCTCGCCCGGGAGAAGTTCTTGCGGCAGCAGCAGCGACGCACCTCGGCACGGCGCAAGGCACGCATGCGCAACGCCGCGATCGCGTCGGTGCTCGGCGTGATCGTGATCGGCAGTGTCGCGCTGTACACGACCGGCGTGGTCCTGGGGGACGACGACGACAAGACGAACGCGAGCGCGGACGTCACGCCGAGCGCCTCGGCTCCGAGCAAGGCTCCGGACCCGTGCGACAAGCCGGCCGACGGCAAGGTCAAGACGCAGACCTGGAAGAAGGAACCCGCGCTGACCGTCGACAAGTCGGCGAAGTACACGATGAAGCTGGCGACGACCTGCGGCGACATAGACATCGCGCTGAAGGCGTCGGCGGCGCCGCACACCGTCAACTCGTTCGACTTCCTGGCCGGCAAGGGCTTCTTCGACCACACCAAGTGCCACCGGCTGACCACCGAGGGCATCTACGTGCTCCAGTGCGGCGACCCCACGGCCCAGGGCAACGGCGGGCCCGGCTACACCATCCCGGACGAGAACCTCAAGGACAAGAGCCTCAAGGACAACGTGTACCCGGCGGGCACGGTCGCGATGGCGAACACCGGGCAGCCCGACTCCGGCGGCAGCCAGTTCTTCCTCGTGTACCAGGACAGCCAGCTGCCGCCCAGCTACACCCCGTTCGGCACCGTCTCGGACGAGGGCATGACGGTGCTGAAGAAGCTCGCCGCCGCGGGGGCCCAGCCCGCGGACCCCACGACCGGCAACACCGCACCCAACGCGACGGTCGTGATCAACAAGGCCACGGTCACCAAATCCTGACCCTCATCAGCGAAAGTTCGGTCGTGCGGGATGCGGACAGGCCGCCCGCCGGTCGCCTATGTTGGCCGTGACGAAACTGTGGACGATGCCCGGGGGTAGCGAAGCCCTCCGCAGGCATCATGTGGAGGAGGCGCTGTGAGCAGCGACCCGTGGGGCCGCGTCGACGAGACGGGGACCGTGTACGTGCGTACGGCCGACGGCGAGCAGGTCGTCGGCTCCTGGCAGGCGGGCTCCCCCGAGGAGGCCCTGGCCTACTTCGAGCGCAAGTACGAAGGCCTGGTTGTGGAGATCGGCCTCCTCGAGAAGCGGGTGAAGACCACCGACCTGTCGGCCAAGGACGCCCAGGCCGCCGTCGACCACCTGCGCGAGCAGGTGGACGCGCACCACGCGGTCGGCGACCTGGACGCCCTGCGGGCCCGGCTGGACAAGCTGGTGGCGCTCGTGGAGACCCGGCGCGAGGAGCGCAAGGCCCAGCGGGCCAAGCAGTCCGACGAGGCGCGGGGCGCCAAGGAGGCCCTGGTCGCGGAGGCCGAGGAGCTGGCCCGTTCCGACCAGTGGCGGGCGGCCGGCGAGCGGCTGCGGTCCCTGGTCGACACCTGGAAGGGCCTGCCGCGCCTGGACCGCAAGTCCGACGACGAGCTGTGGCACCGCTTCTCGCACGCGCGCTCGGCGTTCTCCAAGCGCCGCAAGCAGCACTTCGCGCAGCTCGACGCCCAGCGCGAGGAGGCCCGGCGGACCAAGGAGCGGCTGGTCTCCGAGGCCGAGGCGCTGTCGAACTCGACGGACTGGGGGCCGACGGCCGCGCGCTACCGCGACCTGATGTCCGAGTGGAAGGCCGCGGGCCGTGCCCAGCGCGAGCACGAGGACGACCTGTGGAACCGCTTCCGCGGCGCCCAGGACGTGTTCTTCGCCGCCCGCAGCTCGGTCTTCGCCGAGCGGGACGCCGAGCAGACGGAGAACCTGAAGCTCAAGGAGGAGCTGGCCGGGGAGGCCGAGAAGCTCCTCCCGGTCACCGACCTGAAGGCCGCCCGCGCCGCGTTCCGCTCGGTCAACGAGCGCTGGGAGGCCATCGGCCACGTTCCGCGCGACGCCCGGCCGAAGGTCGAGGGGCGGATGCACGCGGTCGAGCGGGCGCTCCAGGAGGCAGAGGAGACCGAGTGGCGCCGCACCAACCCGGAGGCACGCGCGCGTGCCGAGGGTCTGACCGGTCAGCTCCAGGCCGCCGTGGACAAGCTGCGTTCCCAGATCGAGCAGTCTCGCGCCCAGGGCAACAACGCCAAGGCCGACAAGCTCGCCCGTGAGCTGGAGGGCCGGCAGGCGCTGCTCGACCAGGCGCTCAAGGGGCTGCACGAGTTCGGCGGCTGACGGTCGCGGACCGCGCACAGGAGAGGGGCTCCCGTACATCGCGTACGGGAGCCCCTCTCGTGTGTGCGCCTGTGCGGCCCGCTACGACGGCCTGCGCGCCGAGGTCACCCGGTACACGTCGTAGACGCCCTCCACGCCGCGTACGGCCTTCAGAACGTGCCCCAGGTGCTTCGGGTCGCCCATCTCGAAGGTGAAGCGGGAGGTGGCGACCCGGTCGCGGGAGGTCTGGACGGCCGCCGAGAGGATGTTGACGTGCTGGTCGGACAGCACGCGGGTGACGTCCGAGAGGAGCCGTGAGCGGTCCAGCGCCTCCACCTGGATGGCGACCAGGAAGACCGAGGACTGGGTGGGTGCCCACTCGACCTCGAGGATGCGCTCGGGCTCGCGGGAGAGCGAGTCGACGTTCACACAGTCGCTGCGGTGGACGGAGACGCCGCTGCCGCGGGTGACGAAGCCGATGATCGGGTCGCCGGGGACGGGCGTGCAGCAGCGGGCCAGCTTGACCCACACGTCCTCGACGCCCTTGACCACCACGCCCGGGTCGGCGTTCGCCCGGCGCTTGCGGCCGCGGCCGCGGGACGGCGGGACCGACTCGTCGATCTCCTCGGTGGCCGCCTCCTCGCCGCCGAGCGCCTGGACCAGCTTCTGCACGATGTTCGGCGCGGAGACGTGGCCCTCGCCGATCGCCGCGTACAGCGCGGAGATGTCCGAGTAGCGCATCTCGTGCGCGAGCGTGACCAGCGAGTCGCCGGTCAGGATGCGCTGGATCGGCAGGTTCTGCTTGCGCATCGCGCGGACGATGGCGTCCTTGCCCTGCTCGATCGCCTCGTCGCGGCGCTCCTTGGAGAACCAGGCGCGGATCTTGTTGCGGGCGCGGGGCGACTTCACGAAGCCCAGCCAGTCGCGGGAGGGGCCCGCGCCGGCCGCCTTGGAGGTGAAGACCTCCACGAGGTCGCCGTTGTCCAGGGTGGACTCCAGCGGCACCAGCCGCCCGTTGACCCGTGCCCCTATGGTGCGGTGGCCGACCTCGGTGTGGACGGCGTAGGCGAAGTCCACGGGGGTGGCCCCGGCCGGCAGCGCTATGACGTCGCCCTTGGGGGTGAAGACGAAGACCTCGTTGCGGGAGAGGTCGAAGCGCAGGGACTCCAGGAACTCGCCCGGGTCCTCGGTCTCCTTCTGCCAGTCCAGGAGCTGGCGCAGCCACGCCATGTCGTTGAGGTGGTCGTCCTTGCTCTTGCCGGACGACCTGGGGGCGTCGGTGCGCACCTTGGAGGCGCCCGCGACGGCCTCCTGCTTGTACTTCCAGTGCGCGGCGATGCCGTACTCCGCGCGGCGGTGCATGTCGAAGGTGCGGATCTGCAGCTCGACGGGCTTGCCGCCGGGGCCGATGACCGTCGTGTGCAGCGACTGGTACATGTTGAACTTGGGCATCGCGATGTAGTCCTTGAACCGCCCCGGAACCGGGTTCCAGCGCGCGTGGACCGTGCCGAGCGCCGCGTAGCAGTCGCGGACGGTGTCCACCAGGACGCGGATGCCCACCAGGTCGTAGATCTCCGCGAAGTCCCGGCCGCGGACGATCATCTTCTGGTAGACGCTGTAGTAGTGCTTGGGGCGGCCGGTGACGGTCGCCTTGATGCGGGCCGCGCGCAGGTCCTGCTGGACCTCGTCGGTGACGACGGCGAGGTACTCGTCGCGCTTGGGGGCGCGCTCGGCGACCAGGCGGACGATCTCGTCGTACATCTTGGGGTAGAGGATCGCGAAGGCGAGGTCCTCCAGCTCCCACTTGATGGTGTTCATGCCCAGCCGGTGGGCGAGCGGCGCGTAGATCTCCAGGGTCTCGCGCGCCTTCTTCTCCTGCTTCTCGCGCTTGAGGTAGCGCATGGTGCGCATGTTGTGCAGGCGGTCGGCGAGCTTGATGACCAGGACGCGCGGGTCCTTGGCCATGGCGACGACCATCTTGCGCACGGTCTCGGCCTGCGCGGCCTCGCCGAACTTGACCTTGTCCAGCTTGGTGACGCCGTCGACGAGGAGGGTGACGACGTCGCCGAAGTCGCGGCGCAGGTCCTCCAGGCCGTACTCGGTGTCCTCGACGGTGTCGTGCAGCAGCCCGGCCATCAGCGTGGCCGGATCCATGCCCAGCTCGGCGAGGATGGTGGTGACGGCGAGCGGGTGCGTGATGTAGGGGTCGCCGCTCTTGCGCTTCTGGCCGCGGTGCCAGCGTTCGGCGACCTGGTAGGCGCGCTCGATCTGGCGCAGGGTCGCCGTCTCGATCTTGGGGTCGTTGCCGCGCACTATGCGCAGCAGCGGCTCCAGGACCGGGTTGTACGGGTTGGCGCGCTGGACGCCGAGGCGGGCGAGGCGGGCGCGGACGCGGTTGGAGGAGCCGGAGCGGGCGGGTTGCCCGGCGGGGGCGCGGACCACGGGCGAGTTCTGCGGGCGCTCGGCGGGCAGCGCCTTGGGGCGCGGCTGCTGCTCGGCGGGCTTGTCGACCGGCGCGGACGGGGCGTGCTGGATCGGCCCACGCGTGTCGTTCTTCGCCTGGGGCGCGCTGGGCGCGGGCTTCGCCTCGGACGCCGAGGCGGACTCGGGCTTTGCGGCGGTCAGTGGCTGGGCCTCGTCTGGCAAGAGGACTCCTCGTGCGCGATCCGGGTCCCCCGGTCAGGCTCCGGATACCCCATGGTAGCGATCCTGTGCTCCGGGATCGCCTTCAGGCCAATGTGAAGGCCGTCAACCCCTGCAACGCCTGGGGCGGGCGCCGGATTCCTCCGGGCCCGCCCCAGGGGTGCGGTTCGCTTGGTTCAGACCGTGAGCAGCGCCTTCAGGGGTGCCCCGGCCAGGGCCGGCTCCAGGCGGGCCCGCCCGCCGAGGAAGCCCAGCTCCATCAGGACGGCGAGGCCCGCGACCTCGGCCCCGGCCCGCCGGATCAGCTCCAGCGAGGCCTCGGCGGTGCCGCCGGTGGCGAGGACGTCGTCGACGACCAGCACGCGGTCGCCGGCGCTCAGGTCCTCGGCGTGCACCTCGATCTCGGCGGAGCCGTACTCCAGGTCGTACGCCTGGCTGAGGGTGGCTCCGGGGAGCTTGCCCGCCTTGCGTACGGGGATGAAGCCGAGGCCCGCCCGCAGCGCCACGGGGGCGCCGAGGATGAAACCGCGGGCCTCCAGGCCGACGACCTTGGTGGCGCCGGTGTGCCCGGCGACCTCCGCGAGCGCGCCGGTGAGGGCGGTGAACGCCGCCGGGTCCGCCAGGAGCGGGGTGATGTCCTTGAACACCACGCCCGGCTCCGGGTAGTCGGCCACGTCCCGGATGCGGCTGAGGAGCAGCTCCGTGATGTCCGTCGTACCGTTCATCGGCGCTTCCCCGAGGGTCGGCCGCGGCCCCTGCCGCGGGACGCGGGCTGGTGACGGGGGCCGACGACCGCGGCGGCCTCGTCGTCGGGCCCGTCGTCGGCGTACGGCGCCTCCTCGTCGGCGGCCGGTGCCGGTTCGCCCTTGGCGCCCGCCTGGGCCCGCTTGGCGAGGACCCGCTTCTTGAGGGCCTTCATCTGCGGCTCGGCCTCCTTGAGGTCGGCGACCAGCGGCGTGGCGATGAAGATCGACGAGTACGCGCCCGCGGCGAGACCGACGAACAGCGACAGCGAGATGTCGTTGAGCATGCCGGCGCCGAGGACACCGCCGCCGATGAACAGCAGGCCCCCCACCGGCAGCAGCGCGACCACCGTCGTGTTGATCGAGCGGACCAGGGTGCTGTTGATCGAGCGGTTGGCGATCTCCGCGTAGGTCCACCGGGTCTGCTTGGTGATGTCCTTGGTCTGCTCCTTGAGGCTGTCGAAGACGACGACCGTGTCGTAGAGCGAGTAGCCGAGGATGGTCAGCAGACCGATCACCGTGCCGGGTGTGACCTCGAAACCGACGAGGGCGTAGATGCCGACCGTGATGGTGATGTCGTGGATCAGCGCGACGAAGGCGGCGAGCGCCATGCGCCACTCGAACGCGATCGCCAGGTAGATCACCACGAGGACCATGAAGATCCCGAGGCCCTGCCAGGCCTTGTTCGCGATCTGGTCGCCCCAGCTGGGGCCGACCAGGTCGGCGTTGATCTTCTCCGCCGGGACGTCCAGGTTCTTGGAGAGGTCTTCCTTGATCTGGTCCGACTGCTGGGTGTCGGTGCCCGCGATCTGGATGCGGAGACTTCCGTCGCCGAGCTTCTGGACGATGGCGTCGTGGCCGGAGGCCTCTTCCGCCCAGGTCTCGGTCTGGGAGACCGAGGCGCTCATGTTCTTCGGCGTGGTGAAGACCGCGCCGCCCTGGAACTCGATGCCCATGTGCAGTCCGCGCACCGCCAGGCCGACGATGGCCGTGATGGTGATGAGGATCGAGATGCCGTACCAGATCTTGCGGTTCTTGACGAAGTCGTAGCCGACCTCGCCGTGGTGCAGTCTGGCGCCGAGGTTGCCGAGCTTCCCCATCTCACGCCTCCTTCGGGTCGACGGGGCCGGCGGCGGGACGGGCGGGCCGGCGGGTGCGGCGCAGCGGCGGCTTGGCACCCAGGGCCTTGGGGTCGAGGCCGGACCACTTGTGACCGCTCGCGAAGAACTTCCGCCGGGCCATCAGCGTGAGCAGCGGCTTGGTGAAGAGGAAGACCACCACGACGTCGAGCAGGGTCGTCAGACCCAGCGTGAACGCGAAGCCCTGGACCTTGCCGACGGTGACGACGAAGAGCACCGCGGCGGCGAGGAAGGACACGAAGTCGGAGACCAGGATGGTGCGCCGGGCCCGCGGCCAGGCCCGCTCGACGGCGGGGCGCAGCGTGCGTCCCTCCCGGATCTCGTCGCGGACGCGTTCGAAGTACACGATGAACGAGTCCGCGGTGATACCGATGGCGACGATGGCACCGCACACGGCCGGCAGGTTCAGCGCGAAGCCGATGGTCGGGCCGAGCAGCGCCATGATCACGTAGGTGAGGCCGGCCGAGACCAGCAGCGAGCAGACGGCGATGAACGACAGGCCGCGGTAGTAGAACAGCAGGTAGAGGACGACCAGGGCGAGGCCGATCGCTCCCGCGATCAGACCGGCCTTGAGCTGCTCACCGCCGAGCGCGGCGGTGACGGTGGTGACGCTGTCCTCCTTGAAGGTCAGCGGCAGCGCGCCGTAGGACAGCATGTTGGCGAGGCCCTGGGCCTCCTCCTGGTCGAAGCTGCCGGAGATCTCCGCGTTGCCGCCGGTGAGCGCCTGGCTGACGTAGGGGTCGGAGACGACCTCGTTGTCCAGGACGATGGCGAACTGGTTCTGCGGGGACTGGTTCTGCGCCAGCTTGCCGGTGATGTCCGCGAACTTCTTGGAGCCCTTGTCCGTGAACTTCATCGTCACGGTCCAGCCTGCGGCCGTCTGCGTGTTGTAGACGGCGTCGGCCTCGTCGACGTCGGTGCCGTCGACCGCCGCGGGGCCGAGGATGTACTTCTGCCACTGGCCCTGCGAGTTCTGGCCGCAGGCCACCATGGAGTCGCCCGGCTTGGCGCCGTCGCCGGCCTTGGCGCGGGCGCCCTCGTCACTGCAGTCGAGGGCCGCGTACTGCTG is a genomic window containing:
- a CDS encoding peptidylprolyl isomerase gives rise to the protein MVTQEQRRRQLAREKFLRQQQRRTSARRKARMRNAAIASVLGVIVIGSVALYTTGVVLGDDDDKTNASADVTPSASAPSKAPDPCDKPADGKVKTQTWKKEPALTVDKSAKYTMKLATTCGDIDIALKASAAPHTVNSFDFLAGKGFFDHTKCHRLTTEGIYVLQCGDPTAQGNGGPGYTIPDENLKDKSLKDNVYPAGTVAMANTGQPDSGGSQFFLVYQDSQLPPSYTPFGTVSDEGMTVLKKLAAAGAQPADPTTGNTAPNATVVINKATVTKS
- a CDS encoding DUF349 domain-containing protein, which gives rise to MSSDPWGRVDETGTVYVRTADGEQVVGSWQAGSPEEALAYFERKYEGLVVEIGLLEKRVKTTDLSAKDAQAAVDHLREQVDAHHAVGDLDALRARLDKLVALVETRREERKAQRAKQSDEARGAKEALVAEAEELARSDQWRAAGERLRSLVDTWKGLPRLDRKSDDELWHRFSHARSAFSKRRKQHFAQLDAQREEARRTKERLVSEAEALSNSTDWGPTAARYRDLMSEWKAAGRAQREHEDDLWNRFRGAQDVFFAARSSVFAERDAEQTENLKLKEELAGEAEKLLPVTDLKAARAAFRSVNERWEAIGHVPRDARPKVEGRMHAVERALQEAEETEWRRTNPEARARAEGLTGQLQAAVDKLRSQIEQSRAQGNNAKADKLARELEGRQALLDQALKGLHEFGG
- the relA gene encoding GTP pyrophosphokinase; amino-acid sequence: MPDEAQPLTAAKPESASASEAKPAPSAPQAKNDTRGPIQHAPSAPVDKPAEQQPRPKALPAERPQNSPVVRAPAGQPARSGSSNRVRARLARLGVQRANPYNPVLEPLLRIVRGNDPKIETATLRQIERAYQVAERWHRGQKRKSGDPYITHPLAVTTILAELGMDPATLMAGLLHDTVEDTEYGLEDLRRDFGDVVTLLVDGVTKLDKVKFGEAAQAETVRKMVVAMAKDPRVLVIKLADRLHNMRTMRYLKREKQEKKARETLEIYAPLAHRLGMNTIKWELEDLAFAILYPKMYDEIVRLVAERAPKRDEYLAVVTDEVQQDLRAARIKATVTGRPKHYYSVYQKMIVRGRDFAEIYDLVGIRVLVDTVRDCYAALGTVHARWNPVPGRFKDYIAMPKFNMYQSLHTTVIGPGGKPVELQIRTFDMHRRAEYGIAAHWKYKQEAVAGASKVRTDAPRSSGKSKDDHLNDMAWLRQLLDWQKETEDPGEFLESLRFDLSRNEVFVFTPKGDVIALPAGATPVDFAYAVHTEVGHRTIGARVNGRLVPLESTLDNGDLVEVFTSKAAGAGPSRDWLGFVKSPRARNKIRAWFSKERRDEAIEQGKDAIVRAMRKQNLPIQRILTGDSLVTLAHEMRYSDISALYAAIGEGHVSAPNIVQKLVQALGGEEAATEEIDESVPPSRGRGRKRRANADPGVVVKGVEDVWVKLARCCTPVPGDPIIGFVTRGSGVSVHRSDCVNVDSLSREPERILEVEWAPTQSSVFLVAIQVEALDRSRLLSDVTRVLSDQHVNILSAAVQTSRDRVATSRFTFEMGDPKHLGHVLKAVRGVEGVYDVYRVTSARRPS
- a CDS encoding adenine phosphoribosyltransferase, with amino-acid sequence MNGTTDITELLLSRIRDVADYPEPGVVFKDITPLLADPAAFTALTGALAEVAGHTGATKVVGLEARGFILGAPVALRAGLGFIPVRKAGKLPGATLSQAYDLEYGSAEIEVHAEDLSAGDRVLVVDDVLATGGTAEASLELIRRAGAEVAGLAVLMELGFLGGRARLEPALAGAPLKALLTV
- the secF gene encoding protein translocase subunit SecF; this translates as MGKLGNLGARLHHGEVGYDFVKNRKIWYGISILITITAIVGLAVRGLHMGIEFQGGAVFTTPKNMSASVSQTETWAEEASGHDAIVQKLGDGSLRIQIAGTDTQQSDQIKEDLSKNLDVPAEKINADLVGPSWGDQIANKAWQGLGIFMVLVVIYLAIAFEWRMALAAFVALIHDITITVGIYALVGFEVTPGTVIGLLTILGYSLYDTVVVFDSLKEQTKDITKQTRWTYAEIANRSINSTLVRSINTTVVALLPVGGLLFIGGGVLGAGMLNDISLSLFVGLAAGAYSSIFIATPLVADLKEAEPQMKALKKRVLAKRAQAGAKGEPAPAADEEAPYADDGPDDEAAAVVGPRHQPASRGRGRGRPSGKRR
- the secD gene encoding protein translocase subunit SecD; translated protein: MVAPKKGKNASAQSKPGRSLALILIAIVALTGGMFASGHTTPRLGIDLAGGTSITLRAVPEAGQESAINKTNMDTAVEIMNRRVNGLGVSEAEVQTQGDRNIIVNIPKGTNSSEARKQVGTTAKLYFRPVMATEISGPNATGTPSASETGGATDKATDKATDKATDKATEGDKATDGDKASDKPSDSASASATTQGRAASDALKADPSPSATSSDGASPSPSASASGDDATAKLQQQYAALDCSDEGARAKAGDGAKPGDSMVACGQNSQGQWQKYILGPAAVDGTDVDEADAVYNTQTAAGWTVTMKFTDKGSKKFADITGKLAQNQSPQNQFAIVLDNEVVSDPYVSQALTGGNAEISGSFDQEEAQGLANMLSYGALPLTFKEDSVTTVTAALGGEQLKAGLIAGAIGLALVVLYLLFYYRGLSFIAVCSLLVSAGLTYVIMALLGPTIGFALNLPAVCGAIVAIGITADSFIVYFERVRDEIREGRTLRPAVERAWPRARRTILVSDFVSFLAAAVLFVVTVGKVQGFAFTLGLTTLLDVVVVFLFTKPLLTLMARRKFFASGHKWSGLDPKALGAKPPLRRTRRPARPAAGPVDPKEA